Proteins from one Ictidomys tridecemlineatus isolate mIctTri1 chromosome 14, mIctTri1.hap1, whole genome shotgun sequence genomic window:
- the Sap30 gene encoding histone deacetylase complex subunit SAP30 isoform X1, with protein MSSFSKPPGARFRTQAPHNSRSQPQALSTVRRRRRQTGRGYLVFGRRPPNLGCRVHCRRRVGRLRDLAGRGGAGISVSASAPEHLDMNGFTPEEMSRGGDAAAAVAAVVAAAAAAASAGNGNAAGAGAEVPGAGAVSAAGPPGAAGPGPGQLCCLREDGERCGRAAGNASFSKRIQKSISQKKVKIELDKSARHLYICDYHKNLIQSVRNRRKRKGSDDDGGDSPVQDIDTPEVDLYQLQVNTLRRYKRHFKLPTRPGLNKAQLVEIVGCHFRSIPVNEKDTLTYFIYSVKNDKNKSDLKVDSGVH; from the exons ATGAGTAGTTTCTCCAAGCCGCCAGGCGCCAGGTTCAGAACGCAG GCGCCACACAACTCTCGGTCCCAGCCACAAGCGCTGTCCACTGTTCGTCGCCGACGGAGACAAACAGGCCGGGGATACTTGGTGTTTGGCCGACGACCGCCGAACTTGGGGTGCAGAGTGCATTGCCGCCGCCGGGTAGGGCGCCTGAGGGACCTGGCCGGGAGAGGCGGAGCGGGGATTTCTGTCAGCGCCAGCGCCCCTGAGCACCTAGACATGAACGGCTTCACGCCTGAGGAGATGAGCCGCGGCGGGGACGCGGCTGCCGCCGTGGCTGCGGTGGTTGCGGCTGCAGCGGCCGCCGCCTCCGCCGGGAACGGGAACGCTGCAGGCGCCGGGGCTGAGGTACCCGGCGCCGGGGCGGTCTCAGCGGCTGGGCCCCCGGGGGCGGCCGGGCCGGGCCCCGGGCAGCTATGCTGTTTACGGGAGGACGGTGAGCGGTGCGGCCGAGCGGCTGGCAACGCCAGCTTCAGCAAGAGGATTCAGAAGAGCATCTCCCAGAAGAAGGTGAAGATCGAGCTGGATAAGAGT GCAAGGCATCTTTACATTTGTGATTATCATAAAAACTTAATTCAAAGTGTCcgaaacagaagaaagagaaaagggagtgATGATGATGGAGGTGATTCACCTGTTCAAGACATTGATACTCCAGAG GTTGACTTATACCAATTACAAGTAAATACACTTAGGCGATACAAAAGACACTTCAAGCTACCAACCAGACCAGGACTTAATAAAGCTCAACTTGTTGAG atagtTGGTTGCCACTTTAGATCTATTCCAGTGAATGAAAAAGACACCTTAACATATTTCATCTACTCAGTGAAGAATGACAAGAACAAATCAGATCTCAAGGTTGATAGTGGTGTTCACTAG
- the Sap30 gene encoding histone deacetylase complex subunit SAP30 isoform X2 yields MSSFSKPPGARFRTQAPHNSRSQPQALSTVRRRRRQTGRGYLVFGRRPPNLGCRVHCRRRVGRLRDLAGRGGAGISVSASAPEHLDMNGFTPEEMSRGGDAAAAVAAVVAAAAAAASAGNGNAAGAGAEVPGAGAVSAAGPPGAAGPGPGQLCCLREDGERCGRAAGNASFSKRIQKSISQKKVKIELDKSARHLYICDYHKNLIQSVRNRRKRKGSDDDGGDSPVQDIDTPEVDLYQLQVNTLRRYKRHFKLPTRPGLNKAQLVEVNKVQRDEWKDMSQN; encoded by the exons ATGAGTAGTTTCTCCAAGCCGCCAGGCGCCAGGTTCAGAACGCAG GCGCCACACAACTCTCGGTCCCAGCCACAAGCGCTGTCCACTGTTCGTCGCCGACGGAGACAAACAGGCCGGGGATACTTGGTGTTTGGCCGACGACCGCCGAACTTGGGGTGCAGAGTGCATTGCCGCCGCCGGGTAGGGCGCCTGAGGGACCTGGCCGGGAGAGGCGGAGCGGGGATTTCTGTCAGCGCCAGCGCCCCTGAGCACCTAGACATGAACGGCTTCACGCCTGAGGAGATGAGCCGCGGCGGGGACGCGGCTGCCGCCGTGGCTGCGGTGGTTGCGGCTGCAGCGGCCGCCGCCTCCGCCGGGAACGGGAACGCTGCAGGCGCCGGGGCTGAGGTACCCGGCGCCGGGGCGGTCTCAGCGGCTGGGCCCCCGGGGGCGGCCGGGCCGGGCCCCGGGCAGCTATGCTGTTTACGGGAGGACGGTGAGCGGTGCGGCCGAGCGGCTGGCAACGCCAGCTTCAGCAAGAGGATTCAGAAGAGCATCTCCCAGAAGAAGGTGAAGATCGAGCTGGATAAGAGT GCAAGGCATCTTTACATTTGTGATTATCATAAAAACTTAATTCAAAGTGTCcgaaacagaagaaagagaaaagggagtgATGATGATGGAGGTGATTCACCTGTTCAAGACATTGATACTCCAGAG GTTGACTTATACCAATTACAAGTAAATACACTTAGGCGATACAAAAGACACTTCAAGCTACCAACCAGACCAGGACTTAATAAAGCTCAACTTGTTGAG
- the Hmgb2 gene encoding high mobility group protein B2: MGKGDPNKPRGKMSSYAFFVQTCREEHKKKHPDSSVNFAEFSKKCSERWKTMSAKEKSKFEDMAKSDKARYDREMKNYVPPKGDKKGKKKDPNAPKRPPSAFFLFCSEHRPKIKSEHPGLSIGDTAKKLGEMWSEQSAKDKQPYEQKAAKLKEKYEKDIAAYRAKGKSEAGKKGPGRPTGSKKKSEPEDEEEEEEEEEDEDDEEEEEDEE; the protein is encoded by the exons ATGGGTAAAGGAGACCCCAACAAGCCGAGGGGCAAAATGTCCTCGTACGCCTTCTTCGTGCAGACCTGCCGCGAGGAGCACAAGAAGAAACACCCGGACTCTTCCGTCAACTTCGCCGAATTCTCCAAGAAGTGCTCGGAGAGATGGAAG ACCATGTCTGCAAAGGAGAAGTCGAAGTTTGAAGATATGGCAAAAAGTGACAAAGCTCGCTATGACAGGGAGATGAAAAATTACGTTCCTCCCAAAGgtgataagaaaggaaagaaaaaagatcccAACGCTCCTAAGAGACCACc ATCTGCCTTCTTCCTGTTTTGCTCTGAACATCGCCCAAAGATCAAAAGTGAACACCCAGGCCTGTCCATTGGGGATACTGCAAAAAAACTGGGCGAAATGTGGTCTGAGCAGTCAGCCAAAGATAAACAGCCATATGAACAGAAAGCAGCTAAGCTAAAGGAGAAATATGAGAAG GATATTGCTGCATACCGTGCTAAGGgcaaaagtgaagcaggaaagaAGGGCCCTGGTAGGCCAACAGGCTCAAAGAAGAAGAGTGAACCagaagatgaggaggaagaggaagaagaggaggaggatgaagatgatgaggaagaggaggaggatgaagaatAA